Below is a genomic region from Mycolicibacter hiberniae.
GCAACGCGATTGCAGCTGCGATGATCAGCACGGTGGCCAGCCCGATCAGCGGACGCAGATAGGTCGGCTGCTGGCGCCTGACACCCGTGGGCCGATGCGGGCCAGCGCCGGCCGACCCTCGGTCCGGATCGTTGAGGTGGCCGCCCAATGGCGGATCCGCGGTCGCTCCCAGAACCACTACCGCTCCGTCACCGAGGCCGCGCGGCAGACATCGGCATGACCCGAGATCGCCGCTTTCACATCATTGAGCACCACCGCTGCCGCCCCCTTCCACGATGGTTACCGCCGACACCGCAGTCGGACCCCCGAGGTGTGTGGCAAGTCGATCCGCGCCTTGATTGACGCGCACCTGCTCGAAGAGTTCTACGCACTGTGCCACACCACTGCCACCCCGGGATGGCCTTTGGGCGTCAGGTAGCACGGCATCGAGCAACTCCCGCATTCTCAGGTGACCGCGCCGACGGTCTTGAGTTCGATGATCCGGTCCCAGTCCAGGCCGAGCTCAGCCAGGATCTCATCGGTCTGCTCAGCGAATCCCGGTGCCGGGCCCGTCGACGGGGCAGTCACATCGAACTGCACCGGATTGGCCACCAGCTCCAATTCCCCGGCGGTGACCAGGTATTCGTTGGCTCGGATCTGCGCATCCTGCGCCGCCTGCAGGGTGTCCTGCACCGGCGCCCACGGGCCGGCCAGGGTGGCAAACCGCGCACTCCATTCGGGCAGCGTGCGCTTGGCCATCGCCTCGCGCAGGATTTCCACGGCGACCGGGGTGTGCTCGGCAAACGACTGCGCGGTGGAAAACCGCGGATCGTCGATGTAGGCGTCGAGGTCCATGTGCTTGCACACGTCGGCCCAGAATTTGGTGGGCTGCATCATGACAAACGAGATATAGCGTTCGTCGGCGGTCGCGTAGACACCCACCAGCGGGTTGATCGGCGAACCATGCACACCCGGGGGCTGTTGCACCAGGCGTTCGCCCAGATGACTGGTCAAGGCGACGGTATGCCCCAGTGCCCACAGGCCGCTGCCCAGCAGTGACACGTCCACCACCGACGGCTCGCCGGTGCGCTCGCGCTTGAACAGAGCCGCGGCAATGCCGCCGGCCAGGTTGGTGCCCGAGACGGTGTCGCCGTAGGCCGGTCCGGGCGGGCCGATCATGCCCTCGATACCCGGCGGCGTGATCGTGGCGGCGGTACCGGCGCGACACCAGAACGCGGTCATGTCATAGCCGCCTTTGTCCGCTTCGACGCCGCGGGGACCCAGCGCACTGCCGCGGGCGTAGACGATCTTCGGGTTGACCGCCCGGATGTCGTCGACGTCCATGCCGAACTTCTGGCGGTGCCCGGGCAGGAAACTGGTGAGGAAGACATCGGCGCGCTTGGCCAATTCGAGCAGTACCTGCCGGCCCTCGGGCGTCGAAACGTCCAGACCGATGCTGCGCTTACCGCGGTTGGCGTGCTCGATATTGGGATTCGGATCGCCTTCTACCCGCAGCATCCCGGTTTGGCGCAGGCCCCGCTGCGGGTCGCCGGTCACCGCATGCTCAACCTTGATGACCTCGGCGCCCCACTCCGCGAGCACCGCACCGGCGGAGGGGACGAACCCGTACATGGCGACTTCCAGAACGCGAACACCCTCGAGCGGCCTCATGCCGGCGCCCCGGCGACGGGCATGGCGAAGGTCTTGCTCTCCAGGAATTCCTCCAGCCCGGCCACGCCCATCTCGCGCCCGATGCCGGATTGCTTGTAGCCCCCGAAGGGGGCGTCCGGGCTGAAGTAGTTGCCACCGTTGATCGAGAACGTTCCGGTGCGGATTCGACGCGCCACGGCCAGCGCCCGGTCCTGGCTGCCGAAGACAGCCCCGGACAAGCCGTAGATCGAGTTGTTGGCGATCCGGACCGCATCGTCGTCGTCGTCGTAGCCGATCACCGTCAGGACCGGCCCGAAGACCTCCTCCTGGGCGATCTCGCTGTCGGGATCGACACCGGTCAAAAGCGTCGGAGTGTAGAAGAAGCCGGGGTCGACCTTCTCCCCGCCGGTCACCAGGGTGGCACCGGCGGCGATCGCGCGCTGCACCATGGCGTCGACCTTGTCGCGCTGCTTGGCGCTGATCAGCGGACCCATGTAGGTCGTGGGGTCGGTCGGGTCGCCGTAACGCACGTGCGAGAAGTTGGTCTTGACCAGTTCGACGATCTCGTCGTGATGACTGTTGGGCACCAGCAGCCGCGACGTCAGCGCGCAACCCTGACCGGCGTGGGTGACCATCGAGAACGCCGCGAAGACCGCGGCCATGGCGAAGTCGGCGTCGTCGAGGATGATCGCCGCGGACTTGCCGCCGAGTTCCAGGAAGACCCGCTTGAGGGTTCCGCTGGCGGCGGCCATGATGGCCCGTCCCGTCGGGGTGGAGCCGGTGAAGGTGACCATGTCAACGTCCGGGTCGGCGGTCAGGGCCGCTCCGACCGCCGGGTCCGACGAGCTGATCACGTTGACCACCCCGGCCGGGATGTCGGTGTGGTTGGCGATCAGCTCACCGAGCGCCAGCGTCACCAGCGGGGTGTCCGGCGCGGCCTTGAGGACCACGGTGCAGCCGGCTGCCAGCGCAGGGCCCAGCTTGGCCAAGGCCAGCTGGTTGGGGTAGTTGTAGGCGATGATCGCGGCGACGACACCCGCGGCTTCCTTCTCCACCCACCGGTGGTGCAACATTCCCCGACTCTCCACGTTGCCGAGATCTTCGGTCAGCGGATAGGTCTTCAGCAGATCGGCATAGTAGCGGACGATTGCGATCGGTTGGTCGAGCTGCGCACCCTGGGTCAGCGCCGGGGTGGCGCCGACCTCGGCGATGGTGAGCGCGGCCAGTTCGTCACGGTGCTCGACGAGTGCCCGGTGCAGCTGATCCAGGCAGCGAACGCGCAACTCGGTATCGATGGCCCAGTCGCCGGCGTCGAAGGCCTCGCGCGCCGCCGCGACGGCTGCCCTCGCGTGCTCGACACCGGCCTCCGGCGCGTGGCCGAGCACTTCTCCGGTGGCCGGGTTGAGCGATGCGTAGGTGGTGTCGGCACCCACCAGCTCGCCGTTGATCAGCAGTCGCCGGTCGACTCGCTCGTCGGCGGCGGTCTCGGCTGTGCCCAGCGAATGCATCCAAGCCTCCCGGCGGGTAACTAGATTCTCATCTGCGGCGAATCATACATCGCCTATACGAGAACTCAAGGGAGTACGAAGGGCCTTGCGGCTGAGATCGTTCCGTCGAGAGCGCAAGCGGTTACTGCATTTTCGCTGCTGAGAAGCGGTCTGCGCGCGCCTTGCCAGAAGCAGTTATGCGAGAGTACGATTCTCACCGATCGGAAAGGAGATTCTTTGTGACCGATACGGGCCTCGTGAGGACCGCTGTCGTGACCGGAGGCGCCTCGGGTATCGGTGCGGCAGTCGTGAACCGATTGCGCGCCGCCGGCCACCGGGTGGCGATCATCGACCTCCATCCCAACGACCTGGACCTGGCCTTCGCCGCCGACGTCACCGATCGCGCGCAGATCGACGCCGCCCTCACGCAGATCCGCGAACAACTCGGGCCGGTCACCATCCTGGTCAACGCCGCCGGCCTGGACGGCTTCAAGAAGTTCAGCCACATCAGCTTCGAAGACTGGCAGCGCGTCATCGACGTCAATCTCAACGGTGTCTTCCACACCATCCAGGCCGTACTGCCCGACATGGTCGACGCCGGCTGGGGACGGATCGTCAACATCTCCTCCTCCAGCACGCATTCCGGCACGCCGTATATGGCGCACTACGTGGCCGCCAAGTCCGCCGTCAACGGACTCACCAAGACCCTGGCGCTGGAGTACGGCCCAGCCGGCATCACCGTCAATGCCGTGCCACCCGGCTTCATCGACACCCCCATGCTGCGCAACGCCGCGAGCCGCGGGTTTCTCGGCGACATCGACGACAACATCGCCCGCACCCCGGTGCGGCGGATGGGCAAGCCCGAGGACATCGCCGCGGCCTGCGCGTTCCTGGCGTCGGAGGAGGCCGGCTACATCACCGGACAGATCCTGGGCGTCAACGGCGGCCGGAACACCTGAACTTCCAACAAGTTCCGCCACATCACGGCGGATCCAGCGCAACGAAAGGAACAGCTGTGGGACGCGTTGCCGGAAAGGTCGCCTTCATCACGGGCGCCGCCCGCGGCCAGGGCCGCAGCCACGCGCTGCGCCTGGCCGAGGAAGGCGCCGACATCATCGCCGTCGACCTGTGCCAGGACATCGAGACAATCGGCTACCCGATGGCGCGGCCCGAGGATCTCGAGGAGACCGCCAAGCTGGTGGAGAAGACTGGGCGCAGCATCGTTACCGCCCAGGCCGACGTGCGCGACTCGGCGGCGCTCAAGACCGCGCTCGATGCCGGCCTCGCCGAGTTCGGCAAGCTCGACATCGTTGTCGCCCAGGCCGGCGTCGCCGGCATGAAGGGCAACCCGCCACTGCAGGCGTGGACCGACGTCATCAACACCAACCTGGTCGGCACCATCAACGGCATTCAAGTCGCACTGCCCCACCTGTCCGAAGGCGCTTCGATCATCGCCACAGCCTCGGCCGCCGCCTTGATGGACGCCCACCAGAAGGCGAACCCGGGCGGCGACCCGGGCGGGATGGCCTACATGACCTCCAAGCGCCTGATCGCGCAGTACGTGCACGACCTGGCAACGGAGTTGGCGGTACGCGGCATCCGCGCCAACGTCATTCACCCGACCAACTGCAACACCGACATGCTGCAGAGCGAACCGATGTACCGCTCCTTCCGCCCCGACCTGGAACATCCGACCCGCGCCGACGCCGAGCCGGTCTTCTACGTCCAGCAGGCGATGAAGGTGCCGTTCATCGAGCCCGAGGACATCTCCAACGCGGTGCTGTGGCTGGCCTCCGACGAGGCCCGCTACGTCACCGGGATGCAGTTGCGGGTCGATGCCGGCGGCTACCTCAAGTGGTACGACTACCACGTCTGATCGTCGCGTGACCTGCGCCCCGGCGACCGCTGCTGGCACTGCCCAACGCACCGATAACGGTTGAAAGGACTACAGAACATGAAGGTCTCCGTTGACTCACAGCGCTGCCAGGGCCACACGCTGTGCGCGATGATCGCGCCTGATTCCTTCGTACTCAACGACATCGACGGCACTTCGTCTCCGGTGTCGGAAACGGTTCCCGAAGACCAGCAGCATGCGGTCCGCGAGGCTGCACACTCCTGCCCCGAACAAGCCATCCTCATCGAGGAATGACGAGGGAGAATTCCTTGAGCGTCAACGATTCCCTGACCGCGGCCGATTCCGGCGACACCGCCGACGACCACAGGAAGAACTCGTTCTACTTCGATCGGCACACCCCGGAGTACCGTGACCGCTTCGAGGAGATCACCCGCGAGATGCACGCCAAATGCCCGATGGCGTGGAGCCCCACCTACAACGGGCACTGGGTGGCCGCCGACAGCAAGCACGTCTTCGAGCTGGCCCGCTGTCCCGTCGTCTCCAACCATCACGACATCAGCGGCGAGACTCCCTTCCAGGGCATCACCATCCCCAAGGCCAGCCGCGCGACGGTGGTGCGCGGCGGCATCCTCGAGATGGACGAGCCTGAGCACAGCGCCTACCGGGGTGCATTGAACCCCTACCTGTCCCCCGCCGCGATCAAGCGGTGGGTGCCGTTCGTGGACGAGATCACCCGCGCCGCAGTCGATGAGCACATCGAGTCGGGACGGATCGACTTCGTCGAGCACCTGGCCAACGTGGTCCCGGCGGTGTTCACCCTCGCCATGATGGGCATCGAACTCAAGAAATGGAACGTCTACAGCGAACCGACCCATGCCTCGGTGTACACCCCCGAGCACTCGCCGGACCGCGAGAAGATCAACGAGCAGCACCGCGAGATGGGCATCGACATCATCAACAACATGATGGAGATCCGGGAGAACCCGCGCCCGGGTCTGGTCAACGCGATGCTGCAACTGCGCATCGACGGTGAACCGGCGCCCGACATCGAGATCCTGGGCAATCTGGGCCTGATCATCGGCGGCGGCTTCGACACCACCACGGCCCTGACCGCACATGCCCTGGAATGGCTCGGCCAGAATCCGCAGGAGCGCACCCGGCTCAGCACGCAACGCGCAGCATTGCTCGACTCGGCGACCGAGGAATTCCTCCGGTTCTTCACGCCGGCGCCCGGCGACGGACGGACGTTCGCCGAGAACGTCGAGGTGGCGGGACAGCAGTTCAAACAGTTCGAGCGCCTGTGGTTGTCCTGGGCGATGGCCAACCGCGACCCCGCGATCTTCGAGGAGCCCGACCGCGTCATCCTCGACCGTAAGGGCAACCGCCACTTCAGCTTCGGGCTGGGGATACACCGCTGCATCGGCTCCAACGTAGCGCGCACCGTCTTCAAATCCATGCTGACAGCGGTGCTCGACCGGATGCCCGACTACCAGTGCGACCCCGAAGGCACCGTGCACTATGACACCATCGGAGTGATCCAGGGCATGCGAAACCTGCCCGCCACCTTCACTCCCGGCAAACGGCTTGGGCCGGGACTGGACGAGACCCTGGAAAAGCTGCAGCGCATCTGCGACGAGCAGGAGTGCGCCCGCCCGATCACCGAGCGCAAGGAAGCGGTCGTCATCGACTGACGCTTCTCGGCGCGAGCAGACACAGAATCGCACGCACGCAGAGCGTGTCGTGCGATTCTGTGTCTGCTGGCGGCGCTGACCTCGCGGCTCAGCCGCGGGGCAGACCCAGTCCCTGCTGGGCGATGATGTTGCGGTGAATCTCCGACGTGCCTCCGGCGATGGTGCCGGAGAAGCTGCGCGCGTGGCGCTCGAACCAGCTGGCGAAGTAGCTGTCGAGGTTCATGGGGGCATAGGGTCCCGAATTCGCCGGGTGCACCAGGCCTTGCGCCCCCGCCGCGTCCAGCGCATGGCCGGTGGCGAACATCTCGGCCTCTGAGCCGAGCAGCTTGAGCACCGACAGGGCGGCCACGTCCTGTTCACCGCGCGCAGCCCGCGCCAGCGCCGCCGACCCGAGCAGGCGCAGCGCCTGGTAATCCATGACCGCCGTGGCGAATCGGTCACGCTCGAGGGCGCCCTCGGGGTGGAAGTCGGCGATGATGTTGTCCAGCCTGTCGGCGAAACCCAGCCACATCATGGTTCGCTCGTGGCCCAGCGAGCCGTTGGCCACCCGCCAGCCGCCATGGAGTGGACCGATCAGGTTCTCGGCCGGCACACGCACATCGGTGAAGAAGACCTCGTTGAAGTCTTTGTCCTCGATACCGCAGATGGTGGGGAACGGCCGCCGCACCACCCCCGGAGTGTCGGTGGGGATCACCAGCACACTGATGCCTTTGTGTTTGGGCGCATCGGGATCGGTGCGGACGAAGGTCAGCAGCACATCGGCGTCGTGCGCTCCAGAGGTCCAGACCTTCTGCCCGTTGACGACAAAGGAATCGCCGTCGCGGTCGGCCCGGGTGCGCAATGACGCCAGGTCCGACCCGGCGCTCGGCTCGCTCATGCCCAATGAGGCGGTGATCTCGGCACGCAGAATCGGCACCGCCCAGCGTCGCTGGTGTTCGTCGGTGCCGAACGTCAGCAATGACGCGGCGATGATGTTGACGCCCTGCGGATTGAAGCTGTGGTAAATCCTGCGCC
It encodes:
- a CDS encoding SDR family NAD(P)-dependent oxidoreductase, with translation MRTAVVTGGASGIGAAVVNRLRAAGHRVAIIDLHPNDLDLAFAADVTDRAQIDAALTQIREQLGPVTILVNAAGLDGFKKFSHISFEDWQRVIDVNLNGVFHTIQAVLPDMVDAGWGRIVNISSSSTHSGTPYMAHYVAAKSAVNGLTKTLALEYGPAGITVNAVPPGFIDTPMLRNAASRGFLGDIDDNIARTPVRRMGKPEDIAAACAFLASEEAGYITGQILGVNGGRNT
- a CDS encoding cytochrome P450: MSVNDSLTAADSGDTADDHRKNSFYFDRHTPEYRDRFEEITREMHAKCPMAWSPTYNGHWVAADSKHVFELARCPVVSNHHDISGETPFQGITIPKASRATVVRGGILEMDEPEHSAYRGALNPYLSPAAIKRWVPFVDEITRAAVDEHIESGRIDFVEHLANVVPAVFTLAMMGIELKKWNVYSEPTHASVYTPEHSPDREKINEQHREMGIDIINNMMEIRENPRPGLVNAMLQLRIDGEPAPDIEILGNLGLIIGGGFDTTTALTAHALEWLGQNPQERTRLSTQRAALLDSATEEFLRFFTPAPGDGRTFAENVEVAGQQFKQFERLWLSWAMANRDPAIFEEPDRVILDRKGNRHFSFGLGIHRCIGSNVARTVFKSMLTAVLDRMPDYQCDPEGTVHYDTIGVIQGMRNLPATFTPGKRLGPGLDETLEKLQRICDEQECARPITERKEAVVID
- a CDS encoding aldehyde dehydrogenase family protein, encoding MHSLGTAETAADERVDRRLLINGELVGADTTYASLNPATGEVLGHAPEAGVEHARAAVAAAREAFDAGDWAIDTELRVRCLDQLHRALVEHRDELAALTIAEVGATPALTQGAQLDQPIAIVRYYADLLKTYPLTEDLGNVESRGMLHHRWVEKEAAGVVAAIIAYNYPNQLALAKLGPALAAGCTVVLKAAPDTPLVTLALGELIANHTDIPAGVVNVISSSDPAVGAALTADPDVDMVTFTGSTPTGRAIMAAASGTLKRVFLELGGKSAAIILDDADFAMAAVFAAFSMVTHAGQGCALTSRLLVPNSHHDEIVELVKTNFSHVRYGDPTDPTTYMGPLISAKQRDKVDAMVQRAIAAGATLVTGGEKVDPGFFYTPTLLTGVDPDSEIAQEEVFGPVLTVIGYDDDDDAVRIANNSIYGLSGAVFGSQDRALAVARRIRTGTFSINGGNYFSPDAPFGGYKQSGIGREMGVAGLEEFLESKTFAMPVAGAPA
- a CDS encoding acyl-CoA dehydrogenase family protein, with the protein product MQLAFDAEVEEFRAEFAAFLDAHLPAEAETLERPRSVSHMPPWARRWQRLLFDNGWLLPGNPPEFGGRNATLLQQFVHLEELCRRRIYHSFNPQGVNIIAASLLTFGTDEHQRRWAVPILRAEITASLGMSEPSAGSDLASLRTRADRDGDSFVVNGQKVWTSGAHDADVLLTFVRTDPDAPKHKGISVLVIPTDTPGVVRRPFPTICGIEDKDFNEVFFTDVRVPAENLIGPLHGGWRVANGSLGHERTMMWLGFADRLDNIIADFHPEGALERDRFATAVMDYQALRLLGSAALARAARGEQDVAALSVLKLLGSEAEMFATGHALDAAGAQGLVHPANSGPYAPMNLDSYFASWFERHARSFSGTIAGGTSEIHRNIIAQQGLGLPRG
- a CDS encoding CaiB/BaiF CoA transferase family protein; this translates as MRPLEGVRVLEVAMYGFVPSAGAVLAEWGAEVIKVEHAVTGDPQRGLRQTGMLRVEGDPNPNIEHANRGKRSIGLDVSTPEGRQVLLELAKRADVFLTSFLPGHRQKFGMDVDDIRAVNPKIVYARGSALGPRGVEADKGGYDMTAFWCRAGTAATITPPGIEGMIGPPGPAYGDTVSGTNLAGGIAAALFKRERTGEPSVVDVSLLGSGLWALGHTVALTSHLGERLVQQPPGVHGSPINPLVGVYATADERYISFVMMQPTKFWADVCKHMDLDAYIDDPRFSTAQSFAEHTPVAVEILREAMAKRTLPEWSARFATLAGPWAPVQDTLQAAQDAQIRANEYLVTAGELELVANPVQFDVTAPSTGPAPGFAEQTDEILAELGLDWDRIIELKTVGAVT
- a CDS encoding ferredoxin translates to MKVSVDSQRCQGHTLCAMIAPDSFVLNDIDGTSSPVSETVPEDQQHAVREAAHSCPEQAILIEE
- a CDS encoding mycofactocin-coupled SDR family oxidoreductase; the protein is MGRVAGKVAFITGAARGQGRSHALRLAEEGADIIAVDLCQDIETIGYPMARPEDLEETAKLVEKTGRSIVTAQADVRDSAALKTALDAGLAEFGKLDIVVAQAGVAGMKGNPPLQAWTDVINTNLVGTINGIQVALPHLSEGASIIATASAAALMDAHQKANPGGDPGGMAYMTSKRLIAQYVHDLATELAVRGIRANVIHPTNCNTDMLQSEPMYRSFRPDLEHPTRADAEPVFYVQQAMKVPFIEPEDISNAVLWLASDEARYVTGMQLRVDAGGYLKWYDYHV